A single genomic interval of Oncorhynchus mykiss isolate Arlee chromosome 13, USDA_OmykA_1.1, whole genome shotgun sequence harbors:
- the LOC118938270 gene encoding interferon beta-like produces the protein MAIQTITWMSAFLCLAQVFSMPMPCQLQGQLVRTTHNLLRDMGGHFPLECLQENVFMAFPATSFATSGAPQLSSSAAKAIYETLKNIDTLFGTDELPTMWDQQKLEYFQNIIYRQIEESECMSSVDTSDYPIRAEGLKTYFGNIAAVLKEKNFSYCAWEVVRKELLYTLEFILKHNSDSLLWSNRT, from the exons ATGGCAATTCAGACTATCACTTGGATGAGCGCCTTCCTCTGCCTCGCGCAGGTTTTCTCGATGCCCATGCCTTGCCAGCTACAAGGACAGCTGGTGCGAACAACCCACAACCTACTGAGAGACATG GGCGGTCATTTTCCTCTGGAGTGCCTGCAGGAGAATGTCTTCATGGCATTCCCAGCCACCTCATTTGCAACCTCCGGGGCGCCACAG TTGAGCAGCAGTGCTGCTAAGGCTATTTATGAGACATTGAAGAACATCGACACATTGTTCGGAACTGACGAACTGCCGACAATGTGGGACCAACAGAAGTTGGAGTATTTTCAGAACATTATCTACCGTCAGATTGAAGAGAGCGAGTGT ATGAGCAGTGTGGATACAAGTGATTATCCCATCAGGGCAGAGGGCCTGAAGACATACTTTGGGAACATTGCAGCAGTTTTAAAAGAAAAG AATTTCAGTTACTGCGCCTGGGAAGTGGTTCGAAAAGAACTCCTGTACACCCTAGAATTCATTCTGAAACACAACTCTGACAGCCTTCTGTGGTCCAACAGAACATGA
- the LOC118938067 gene encoding LOW QUALITY PROTEIN: interferon alpha-1-like (The sequence of the model RefSeq protein was modified relative to this genomic sequence to represent the inferred CDS: substituted 2 bases at 2 genomic stop codons), with amino-acid sequence MRMGDHASGGSRQPGAVQEIPRQQSQAMRKKRKVERMFPEHVYKNTQGEDVSVNALEALEYMAQLFNSLTLVTWNKETLNLFKNRXPSXVKKLEGCVGFGAGASSGDGVSVTSGKGSLKTYFNKLNTILIQKEHSACAWEITRVEVRDNLVQFKKFLDSRVKP; translated from the exons ATGCGCATGGGAGATCACGCGAGTGGAGGTTCGCGACAACctggtgcagttcaagaaattccTCGACAGCAGAGTCAAGCCATGAGGAAGAAGAG AAAAGTCGAGCGCATGTTTCCAGAGCATGTTTACAAGAACACACAG GGCGAGGACGTCTCTGTGAATGCATTAGAGGCTTTGGAGTATATGGCCCAATTATTTAACAGCCTGACTCTTGTCACATGGAAcaaagaaacactgaacctgttcAAAAACAGATGACCTAGTTAAGTTAAGAAATTGGAGGGATGC GTCGGGTTTGGTGCTGGAGCATCCTCTGGAGATGGAGTGTCAGTGACTTCAGGCAAAGGGTCTCTGAAAACGTATTTCAACAAGCTGAACACAATCTTGATACAGAAG GAACATAGCGCATGCGCATGGGAGATCACGCGAGTGGAGGTTCGCGACAACctggtgcagttcaagaaattccTCGACAGCAGAGTCAAGCCATGA
- the LOC118936417 gene encoding interferon beta-like, with amino-acid sequence MAIQTITWMSAFLCLAQVFSMPMPCQLQGQLLRTTHNLLRDMGGHFPLECLQENVFMAFPATSFATSGAPQLSSSAAKAIYETLKNIDTLFGTDELPTMWDQQKLEYFQNIIYRQIEESECMSSVDTSDYPIRAEGLKTYFGNIAAVLKEKNFSYCAWEVVRKELLYTLEFILKHNSDSLLWSNRT; translated from the exons ATGGCAATTCAGACTATCACTTGGATGAGCGCCTTCCTCTGCCTCGCGCAGGTTTTCTCGATGCCCATGCCTTGCCAGCTACAAGGACAGCTGCTGCGAACAACCCACAACCTACTGAGAGACATG GGCGGTCATTTTCCTCTGGAGTGCCTGCAGGAGAATGTCTTCATGGCATTCCCAGCCACCTCATTTGCAACCTCCGGGGCGCCACAG TTGAGCAGCAGTGCTGCTAAGGCTATTTATGAGACATTGAAGAACATCGACACATTGTTCGGAACTGACGAACTGCCGACAATGTGGGACCAACAGAAGTTGGAGTATTTTCAGAACATTATCTACCGTCAGATTGAAGAGAGCGAGTGT ATGAGCAGTGTGGATACAAGTGATTATCCCATCAGGGCAGAGGGCCTGAAGACATACTTTGGGAACATTGCAGCAGTTTTAAAAGAAAAG AATTTCAGTTACTGCGCCTGGGAAGTGGTTCGAAAAGAACTCCTGTACACCCTAGAATTCATTCTGAAACACAACTCTGACAGCCTTCTGTGGTCCAACAGAACATGA